The sequence ACCCTTTACAACAGTACCTTCTTTTATATGGCTAGTACTTATGGTTTCAAGCATTTGTGCAAAATCTTCATGAGATTGAAGGCTAATTTCTGCAAGTTGGGAAACAAATTTTTTCTTAATTTTTTGCATATTATTCTCTAAACTAGTTGTGCCATCTAGTATAATAAATATAGTCAATTGATTTGAATTTGCTCAAGCGAGTTGCTTTTATCTCACTAGTAATCAAATCCAACTAAATTAACTATGAATGGTTAATAAATATAGATAAAACAACCTATGGCACATAAAATATGTTGATGTTACCTAACTGAAATAAACTCCATAATCTTATCAATCACTTTTTCTGGTGATAGATAAGAAGTATCAATTTCTAATGTCCCTGGAGAGACAGTTAACGGAGCAATATCACGTTCCATGTCCCTTTTATCTCTTGTCTCCAGTTGTTTTAGAACTGCGTCAAAGAGACATTCACCTTCTTTCTTTTGTAGTTCTTTATACCTTCTCTTTGCTCTAATAACAATGTTTGCTTTAATAAAAATTTTTAAATCAGCCGAAGGAGCCACTACTGTTCCAATGTCTCTACCTTCCATTATAATTCTAGGAGTTGTTTTTATTAATTTTACCAAATATACTCCTAGATTATTTCTTACTTCTGGTATAACAGCAACTTGTGAAGCTATATTACCTACAACCTCACTATCAAGTTCTGAATTTTGTATATATTCCGTAGATTCAGATAATTCAATTATCCTATTTATATCAGTAAGATCAATTTTTTGGCTTATACAAGAAAGAGCAAGACTTCTATACACAATGCCTGATTGAAAGTAGGTGAGATTAAGTTTTTGTGCTAACATTCGTCCAATTGTACTTTTACCTGATGCCGCTGGACCATCCAGTGCCACTACAAAATTATTGCTAATATCAAAAGCGCGAGATTTTAAGGTCATTCATTTATAATTTTACGCCAAATTCTAGCTGAATATTTAAAATAATGCAAATAAAACTTGAAATTGAAGATATTATAGATTAGACATGTTACTACAAAAGTTTGATGTATATTTGAATATTTTATTGCTTTAAGTATAAAATTAAAGCATAAAAAAATATGGGCGGTTAGCTCAGTTGGTTAGAGCATTACGTTGACATCGTAAAGGTCGGTGGTTCGAGTCCACTACCGCCCACCATATTACCTCCTACCTTTCAGGGGTTTTCTACTTTCCTCTCAAATATCCTTATGCTGCTTATATGCTGCTAATAATTTTAAAAATGGTGTCTTAATTGCTTTGTTGCCTCGTTTAAACCTGATGTTTA comes from Candidatus Tisiphia endosymbiont of Nemotelus nigrinus and encodes:
- the cmk gene encoding (d)CMP kinase, producing MTLKSRAFDISNNFVVALDGPAASGKSTIGRMLAQKLNLTYFQSGIVYRSLALSCISQKIDLTDINRIIELSESTEYIQNSELDSEVVGNIASQVAVIPEVRNNLGVYLVKLIKTTPRIIMEGRDIGTVVAPSADLKIFIKANIVIRAKRRYKELQKKEGECLFDAVLKQLETRDKRDMERDIAPLTVSPGTLEIDTSYLSPEKVIDKIMEFISVR